A window of Mucilaginibacter paludis DSM 18603 contains these coding sequences:
- the dut gene encoding dUTP diphosphatase produces MNIRIINNSKNTLPAYETAHAAGMDLRADLESAIMLQPMERKLIPTGLHIELPEGYEAQIRPRSGLAYKHGISIVNSPGTIDADYRGEIKVLLVNLSTEPFEINTGDRIAQMVVAKHEQVKWTEVEVLTDTTRGHGGYGHTGV; encoded by the coding sequence ATGAACATACGCATCATCAACAACTCAAAAAATACCCTGCCGGCTTATGAAACCGCGCATGCGGCAGGTATGGACCTGCGCGCCGATCTGGAAAGTGCTATAATGCTGCAACCCATGGAACGGAAGCTGATACCAACAGGCCTGCACATTGAACTGCCCGAAGGTTACGAGGCTCAGATACGTCCGCGCAGTGGCCTGGCTTATAAACATGGCATCAGTATTGTTAATTCTCCTGGAACCATCGATGCCGATTACCGGGGAGAAATTAAGGTTTTATTGGTCAACTTATCAACCGAGCCTTTTGAAATTAATACCGGCGACCGCATAGCGCAAATGGTTGTAGCCAAACACGAACAGGTTAAGTGGACCGAAGTTGAAGTATTAACCGATACTACACGGGGCCACGGTGGCTACGGGCATACCGGCGTTTAA
- the rlmN gene encoding 23S rRNA (adenine(2503)-C(2))-methyltransferase RlmN — MQANKTDIRSLSYEALQKLFLELGEKSFRAKQVYEWLWKKSCFSFNEMSNLSKELRQKLEEQFTINNVKVNTSQFSADKTIKNSFILHDGHLIEGVLIPADDRMTACVSSQVGCSLTCKFCATGYMERKRNLNPDEIYDQVVLIDQQARQNYDHHLTNIVYMGMGEPLLNYANVLKSIERITAEDGLNMAAKRITVSTAGIAKMIKKLGDDQVKFNLALSLHAANDAKRNEIMPINEQNSLKALAEALKYYYAKTKNPVTYEYIVFNDFNDEIQDAVELAAFCKHIPCKVNIIEYNPISFASYTNADVDKIEAFADYLRKQDINTNVRRSRGKDIDAACGQLAIKEKAVV; from the coding sequence ATGCAAGCAAACAAGACAGATATCCGCAGTTTAAGCTACGAGGCTTTGCAGAAACTTTTTTTAGAATTAGGTGAAAAAAGTTTCAGGGCAAAGCAAGTTTATGAATGGCTCTGGAAAAAATCCTGCTTTTCTTTTAATGAAATGAGCAATCTTTCTAAAGAACTCCGCCAAAAACTTGAAGAGCAATTTACCATCAACAATGTTAAAGTAAACACTTCGCAATTTAGCGCGGATAAAACTATAAAAAATTCTTTTATTTTACACGATGGGCATTTAATTGAAGGTGTTTTAATTCCGGCAGACGACCGGATGACGGCCTGTGTATCATCCCAGGTAGGTTGCAGCCTCACATGTAAATTTTGTGCTACAGGATATATGGAACGGAAACGTAACCTCAACCCGGACGAGATATACGACCAGGTAGTGCTGATCGATCAGCAGGCGCGCCAAAACTACGATCATCACTTAACTAATATAGTGTACATGGGCATGGGCGAGCCCTTGCTTAATTATGCTAACGTTTTAAAATCGATAGAACGGATTACTGCGGAAGATGGCCTGAATATGGCGGCAAAAAGAATCACGGTTTCTACTGCGGGCATTGCCAAAATGATAAAAAAACTGGGCGACGACCAGGTAAAATTCAACCTGGCCCTATCTCTGCATGCTGCTAATGACGCCAAACGTAACGAGATTATGCCGATTAACGAGCAAAACTCGTTAAAGGCTTTAGCCGAAGCATTGAAATACTACTACGCTAAAACCAAAAACCCCGTTACTTACGAGTACATTGTATTTAACGATTTTAATGATGAGATACAAGATGCCGTTGAGTTAGCCGCCTTTTGCAAGCATATCCCCTGTAAAGTAAATATTATTGAGTATAACCCGATCTCCTTCGCCAGTTATACCAATGCTGACGTTGATAAAATAGAAGCCTTTGCCGATTATCTGCGTAAGCAGGATATCAACACCAATGTTCGCCGAAGCCGTGGTAAAGATATTGATGCCGCCTGCGGGCAGTTGGCTATTAAAGAGAAAGCGGTTGTTTAG
- a CDS encoding RNA polymerase sigma factor has product MTEQQLLQDLVKGDEKAFRLLVDTHKNRVYNTVLGFIRHADDAEDITQNVFIKIFETAGSFKQQSKLSTWIYRISVNESLDFIRHKNRKKRWAVITSLFDSDNELLHQQADTDHPGVLAENKEKAQILFSALDKLPEKQKTAFLLQKTQDCSQQKIAEIMQISEGAVESLLTRAKANLKKLLVNYYTA; this is encoded by the coding sequence TTGACAGAGCAGCAACTATTACAGGATTTAGTTAAGGGTGACGAAAAAGCCTTCAGGTTATTGGTAGATACCCATAAAAACAGGGTATACAATACTGTATTGGGTTTCATTCGCCATGCAGACGACGCGGAAGATATTACCCAGAACGTATTCATCAAAATATTTGAAACTGCGGGCAGCTTTAAACAACAATCAAAATTGAGCACCTGGATCTACCGGATCAGTGTTAACGAAAGTTTAGATTTTATAAGGCACAAAAACCGCAAAAAGCGCTGGGCCGTAATCACCAGTTTATTTGACAGTGATAACGAATTATTGCATCAGCAAGCCGACACAGACCACCCTGGCGTGTTAGCTGAAAATAAAGAAAAGGCTCAGATTTTGTTTAGTGCGCTCGATAAACTGCCGGAAAAACAAAAAACAGCCTTTCTGCTTCAAAAAACGCAGGACTGCAGTCAGCAAAAGATCGCCGAAATTATGCAGATCAGTGAGGGAGCGGTTGAATCGCTATTAACAAGAGCTAAAGCCAATTTAAAAAAACTATTAGTAAACTATTATACAGCATGA
- a CDS encoding amidohydrolase family protein: MKKFKADYIFPVNADPIKNGIVTVDDSGQIVALDDGVSNQGNDIKIEKLEGIICPGFINTHCHVELSHLKSKITAKKGLVNFIKEVQTHRHADEIAILDAAKAADQEMYQNGIVAVGDIANSAATIQLKNESKLYYHTFIEVFSFLPSRAQAVFNDALALCNQFKSLPCSVTPHAPYSVSKELFRSINKLSEERPNLISIHNQESQEENKLYRYKLGEFIDLYNFFKIDISFFRPQARNSIQTVVPLLTNKQNILLVHNTFTNLKDIYFVKRFDRKINWCFCPNANLYIEDQLPKIDLFLDQGFNITLGTDSLASNYKLCILSEMRTIQDNFTGISFAQMLPWATLNGAKFLGIADDKGSIEVGKTPGLNLITGLDNFRITDHTKVRRLI, from the coding sequence ATGAAAAAATTTAAAGCCGATTACATTTTTCCCGTTAATGCCGATCCGATAAAAAATGGAATTGTAACAGTTGACGATTCCGGACAAATAGTAGCCCTCGACGATGGAGTATCAAATCAGGGCAATGATATCAAAATAGAAAAACTGGAGGGCATTATCTGCCCCGGTTTTATTAACACGCATTGCCATGTTGAGCTCTCGCATTTAAAAAGCAAAATAACAGCCAAAAAAGGGCTTGTTAATTTTATCAAGGAGGTACAAACACATCGCCATGCCGATGAAATCGCCATACTTGATGCAGCGAAAGCCGCCGACCAAGAGATGTACCAGAATGGTATTGTTGCCGTGGGCGATATAGCTAACAGCGCGGCTACAATTCAATTAAAAAACGAAAGCAAACTATACTATCATACCTTTATTGAGGTATTTAGCTTTTTGCCCTCCAGGGCGCAGGCAGTTTTTAATGATGCCCTTGCTTTATGCAACCAATTTAAATCATTACCATGCTCTGTTACACCGCATGCACCGTATTCGGTGAGCAAGGAGTTGTTTAGAAGCATCAATAAATTATCTGAAGAACGGCCTAACCTCATTAGCATCCATAACCAGGAAAGCCAGGAGGAGAATAAGCTATACCGTTATAAACTGGGCGAGTTTATCGATCTGTATAATTTTTTTAAGATTGATATTTCGTTTTTTAGGCCGCAGGCGCGTAATTCCATACAAACCGTGGTGCCGCTGCTCACAAACAAACAAAATATATTGCTGGTACATAATACCTTTACCAATTTAAAGGATATTTACTTTGTTAAACGGTTTGATCGCAAAATAAACTGGTGCTTTTGCCCCAACGCAAATTTGTATATTGAAGATCAGCTGCCCAAAATTGATCTCTTTCTTGATCAGGGTTTTAACATTACACTCGGTACCGATAGCTTAGCATCTAATTATAAACTTTGCATCCTGAGCGAAATGCGCACCATTCAGGATAATTTTACCGGTATCAGTTTTGCACAAATGCTGCCCTGGGCTACACTTAATGGAGCTAAGTTTTTAGGCATTGCCGATGATAAGGGATCAATTGAAGTGGGTAAAACACCGGGACTAAATTTGATTACCGGGCTCGATAATTTCAGGATAACTGATCATACTAAGGTTAGGAGATTGATTTAA
- a CDS encoding lipopolysaccharide biosynthesis protein, whose translation MSTIKKFAGQTAIYGLSTIISRSLYFVLTPIYVGTLPTSIYGIFTKLYSWASLINAVLAFGMETTFFRYLNKYEHDKDKVYSNSFFTVALLALLFLTGTLCFVNDIAAWLQKGHGDTYADYTYYVKCFIYILVVDAVCVIPFAKIRADGRPMRYSVVKFLNILFVVGLNLFFLFGIPLMIKHQLAGWEWMQQWYKPKWVGYIFLSNLMASLLTFVLLLPEFFKLKLRFDFAMFKNMLYYSGPILVANISFIINENLDKILLDRRLPAAISDQQLGIYAAGCKIAMFLSIFVQAFRLGAEPFFFSHAKSKNSGETYARIMNYFVIAVSVIFVAIVANVEILKYFIKGDQAHRQLYWSGLDVVPLLLFGYLSLGIYMNLSVWYKLSDQTRYGLYISGVGAILTIALNWIFIPKYSYMASAWASLIAYATMMVLSYVWGQKNYPIPYNLKKNLAYIIASIVTVFLSFHVFNRNIFIGNALLILFALSTFYVERKELLLLFKKK comes from the coding sequence TTGTCAACCATTAAAAAATTTGCCGGTCAAACGGCTATATACGGGTTAAGCACCATTATTTCGCGGTCGCTTTACTTTGTGCTAACCCCCATTTACGTCGGTACGCTGCCTACATCTATCTATGGTATTTTTACCAAACTATACAGTTGGGCATCCTTAATTAATGCTGTGCTGGCCTTTGGTATGGAGACCACCTTTTTTAGGTACCTCAACAAATACGAGCATGATAAAGATAAGGTTTACAGTAATTCGTTTTTTACTGTAGCTCTGTTAGCTCTGCTGTTTTTAACAGGCACTTTATGTTTTGTGAATGATATAGCCGCCTGGCTGCAAAAGGGACATGGTGATACCTATGCCGACTATACTTACTATGTTAAGTGTTTTATTTATATCCTGGTGGTTGATGCTGTTTGCGTTATCCCTTTTGCCAAAATCCGCGCAGATGGAAGGCCTATGCGCTATTCGGTAGTCAAGTTTTTAAATATCTTATTTGTAGTAGGCCTTAACCTGTTTTTTTTATTCGGCATACCGCTGATGATTAAACATCAACTGGCCGGATGGGAGTGGATGCAGCAGTGGTATAAACCTAAATGGGTTGGATATATATTTCTATCAAACCTGATGGCCAGCCTGCTCACCTTTGTTTTATTACTGCCCGAGTTTTTTAAACTTAAGCTGCGTTTTGATTTTGCCATGTTTAAAAATATGCTGTATTACAGCGGGCCCATTTTGGTGGCTAACATCTCGTTCATTATCAACGAAAACCTGGATAAGATACTGCTCGACAGGCGGCTTCCGGCGGCTATAAGCGATCAGCAATTGGGTATATACGCCGCCGGATGTAAAATAGCCATGTTCCTGAGTATTTTTGTACAGGCTTTCAGGCTGGGTGCCGAGCCTTTCTTTTTCAGCCATGCCAAAAGCAAAAATTCAGGCGAAACGTATGCCCGTATCATGAATTATTTTGTAATTGCAGTATCAGTTATTTTTGTAGCCATTGTAGCCAACGTGGAGATATTGAAGTACTTTATCAAAGGCGATCAGGCTCATCGGCAGTTGTATTGGTCAGGCCTGGATGTAGTTCCTTTATTATTATTCGGTTATTTGAGCCTCGGCATTTACATGAACCTTTCGGTATGGTATAAATTGTCTGATCAAACGCGTTATGGGCTTTATATTTCGGGGGTGGGGGCTATCCTCACCATTGCCTTAAACTGGATCTTTATTCCTAAATACAGTTACATGGCATCGGCCTGGGCATCATTAATAGCCTATGCCACCATGATGGTTCTGTCTTATGTTTGGGGACAAAAAAATTACCCTATTCCTTATAATCTTAAAAAAAATTTAGCTTATATTATCGCTTCAATTGTCACCGTGTTCTTGTCGTTTCATGTTTTTAACCGGAATATTTTTATCGGCAATGCGCTTTTAATATTATTTGCGTTAAGTACATTTTACGTGGAGCGAAAAGAGCTTTTGTTGTTATTTAAAAAGAAATGA
- a CDS encoding tetratricopeptide repeat protein, with the protein MNKGFIISLLVCSFAARPVLAQFNDPKFVVVAAKPMSYSDSNMVKQLFFSALREKTIESYTLAAELFNRILQIDPANDASMFELAKIKKIQNNEAGARELFERAVTVNRDNKYYWIGLAESYEKTNDLVKLENVFNELTRLDPDNPEYLFDKANAYFIEKRYDEALAIYDQLEKRLGLNDDIIANRQKIYLKQGKIDKAAAELEEMIKANPDQMRYYLLLSEIYNSNGFNDKALKVLEKAEKVNSNSGMIHLALADVYKDKKEYSKSFDQVKQAFTMPDLSIEQELNIIMGYLPKFPDADAKASSLELSRILTVTYPNNSKAFAVYGDMLLQNENYKDAKIAYKKSLKLDGQVYVAWEQLVRIELSDNNLDDAIKDGEEALSIFPNQAWMNYLVGVAWLQKKNYNKALSYVSNVPSLETQDKTMLSQAYSAMGDCYHSMKDIKKSDEAYDKSIAYNPDNIYTLNNFAYYLSIRNEDLEKAAQMSKHSNDLQPNTASFEDTYAWILFKQKKYADAKVWIEKAIAHDKQKSAVQIEHYGDILFYLGDIDAAVQNWKKAKQGGSNNAVLDRKINEKKYIE; encoded by the coding sequence ATGAATAAGGGATTTATCATATCGCTTTTAGTATGCTCGTTTGCTGCAAGGCCGGTGCTGGCGCAGTTTAACGATCCGAAATTTGTGGTCGTAGCGGCAAAGCCGATGTCGTACTCCGACAGCAATATGGTAAAGCAACTTTTCTTCTCCGCTTTGCGCGAAAAAACCATTGAAAGTTATACGCTTGCTGCCGAATTGTTCAACCGGATTTTACAAATTGATCCGGCCAACGATGCCTCCATGTTCGAACTGGCCAAGATCAAAAAGATTCAAAACAACGAGGCTGGTGCACGCGAGCTGTTTGAAAGGGCCGTTACCGTTAACCGCGACAATAAATATTATTGGATTGGCCTCGCCGAGAGTTACGAGAAAACAAACGATCTGGTTAAGCTGGAAAATGTTTTTAACGAGCTTACGCGCCTTGACCCCGATAATCCTGAGTATTTGTTTGACAAAGCCAATGCCTATTTTATCGAAAAAAGGTACGATGAAGCATTAGCCATTTATGACCAGTTGGAAAAGCGGCTGGGGCTTAACGATGATATTATAGCCAACAGGCAAAAAATATATTTAAAGCAAGGCAAGATTGACAAAGCCGCGGCCGAGTTGGAGGAAATGATCAAAGCCAACCCCGATCAGATGCGATATTACCTGTTGCTTAGCGAAATCTATAATTCAAATGGCTTTAACGATAAGGCTCTGAAGGTTTTAGAGAAGGCCGAGAAAGTGAATAGCAACAGCGGCATGATCCATTTGGCCCTGGCTGATGTTTACAAGGATAAAAAAGAATATTCAAAAAGTTTTGACCAGGTAAAACAGGCATTTACCATGCCCGATTTGAGTATAGAGCAAGAGCTGAATATTATTATGGGCTATTTGCCCAAATTTCCGGATGCCGATGCCAAGGCAAGCTCGCTGGAATTAAGCCGCATTTTAACGGTAACTTATCCTAATAACTCCAAAGCTTTTGCTGTTTATGGCGATATGCTGCTTCAAAACGAGAATTATAAAGACGCCAAAATAGCTTACAAAAAATCGCTGAAACTTGATGGACAGGTTTATGTTGCCTGGGAACAACTGGTGCGGATTGAATTGAGTGATAATAACCTCGATGATGCCATTAAAGATGGCGAAGAAGCCTTATCCATATTTCCTAACCAGGCCTGGATGAATTACCTGGTTGGTGTAGCCTGGCTGCAAAAAAAGAATTATAACAAAGCGTTAAGCTATGTTAGCAATGTCCCATCGCTCGAAACGCAGGATAAAACAATGCTCTCTCAGGCATACTCGGCCATGGGTGATTGCTATCACAGCATGAAGGATATAAAAAAATCTGATGAGGCTTATGATAAATCCATTGCGTATAATCCCGATAACATTTACACATTGAATAACTTTGCTTATTATTTAAGCATCCGTAATGAAGATTTAGAAAAGGCAGCTCAAATGTCAAAACACTCAAACGATTTGCAGCCTAACACGGCGTCGTTTGAGGATACTTATGCCTGGATTTTGTTCAAGCAAAAGAAATATGCCGATGCCAAGGTGTGGATAGAAAAAGCCATTGCCCATGATAAGCAAAAAAGCGCTGTGCAGATAGAACATTACGGCGATATTTTGTTTTACCTGGGCGATATTGATGCCGCCGTTCAGAACTGGAAGAAAGCGAAGCAGGGTGGGAGCAACAATGCAGTTTTAGATCGTAAAATAAATGAAAAAAAGTATATCGAATAA
- a CDS encoding murein hydrolase activator EnvC family protein, protein MKFFKSGLFLFLLILLGAVKTYAQSSSELKKQREQLTQQLEKLNRDFEETSKNKRSTLKQLETIKAQISLREEKIKNISSGIRLLDNQISDNTNTVHSLQSQLDQLKKEYAAMVLFAFRNQSAYNKLMFIFVAKDFNQAYKRLKYLQQIGSYRQRQAAYISGTEKDLNHKIVELDKNKKEKSTLLQDQEKEKQTLGKEKNTQAQVVVDLSKHQKQIKQEQAATQRKLSKINRAIAEAIRKAIEEDNRRIAAANAAAAEKARAENRPAPVSVRKAPAKTSDVLSTTPEAAKLSSDFLGNRGRLPWPVANMVAVTHEYGVYYIEGIKDENKGINIKTESGASVRSVFEGEVIQVYNVEGTYLVVVRHGGYLTAYSNLKSVSVSKGQKVSTKQTLGIAATDSTSGDTEIGFEVYKGQSDMNPRQWLTPQ, encoded by the coding sequence ATGAAGTTTTTTAAATCGGGTTTATTTTTATTTCTGTTGATTTTACTGGGAGCTGTTAAAACCTATGCTCAAAGCAGCAGTGAACTAAAAAAACAGCGCGAGCAGTTAACCCAGCAACTTGAAAAACTCAACCGCGATTTTGAGGAAACCTCAAAAAACAAGCGGTCAACCTTAAAACAACTCGAAACTATTAAGGCGCAAATATCCCTGCGGGAAGAAAAGATCAAGAATATCAGTTCAGGCATCAGGCTTTTAGATAACCAGATCTCGGATAATACAAATACGGTGCACAGTTTGCAGTCACAATTAGATCAGCTTAAAAAAGAGTATGCGGCCATGGTTCTGTTTGCCTTCCGTAATCAAAGCGCTTACAATAAGCTGATGTTTATTTTTGTTGCCAAGGATTTTAACCAGGCTTACAAGCGTTTAAAATACCTACAACAGATAGGATCTTATCGCCAAAGGCAAGCGGCCTACATCAGTGGAACAGAGAAAGACCTGAACCATAAAATTGTTGAGCTTGATAAAAACAAGAAGGAAAAAAGCACCCTATTACAGGATCAGGAAAAAGAAAAACAAACCTTAGGGAAAGAAAAAAACACGCAAGCCCAGGTAGTTGTCGATCTGTCTAAACATCAAAAACAAATTAAGCAGGAGCAGGCAGCCACCCAGCGTAAATTATCAAAAATTAACAGGGCTATTGCCGAAGCTATCCGGAAGGCTATTGAAGAGGATAACCGCAGGATTGCTGCAGCCAATGCCGCCGCCGCCGAAAAGGCCAGGGCCGAGAACCGCCCCGCACCTGTAAGCGTGAGGAAAGCACCTGCTAAAACATCCGATGTGTTGAGCACAACGCCGGAAGCGGCAAAGCTATCCAGCGATTTTTTAGGCAATCGTGGCCGTTTGCCGTGGCCAGTGGCTAACATGGTAGCTGTTACGCACGAGTACGGCGTGTATTATATTGAGGGTATTAAGGATGAAAATAAAGGGATCAACATCAAAACAGAAAGTGGCGCTTCGGTACGGTCGGTTTTTGAGGGAGAGGTGATACAGGTATACAATGTAGAAGGTACTTATTTGGTAGTAGTAAGGCACGGGGGATATTTAACGGCTTATTCTAATTTAAAGTCGGTATCGGTTTCAAAGGGCCAAAAGGTGAGTACCAAACAAACTTTGGGTATTGCAGCCACCGATTCTACCAGTGGTGATACCGAGATTGGGTTTGAAGTTTACAAAGGACAATCTGATATGAACCCAAGACAATGGCTTACTCCACAATAA
- a CDS encoding twin-arginine translocase TatA/TatE family subunit: MIQSTLLFLSAPDITIIVIVALVLFGGKKIPEFARGLGKGIREFKDASEGTANTPSASDHTEKRA, translated from the coding sequence ATGATACAGTCAACTCTTTTGTTTTTGAGCGCGCCGGATATTACCATTATCGTCATCGTAGCGCTGGTTCTTTTCGGCGGGAAAAAAATACCTGAATTTGCACGCGGATTAGGTAAAGGCATCCGCGAATTTAAGGATGCTTCGGAAGGTACAGCTAATACCCCTTCTGCAAGTGACCATACCGAGAAGAGAGCTTAA
- a CDS encoding type II toxin-antitoxin system HigB family toxin produces MRIITRSALRNFWLKHANSEQALKSWYHEAEKSTWMNSHDIKAEYPSASILPDNRIVFNIKGSSYRLIVKVSYSHQMVWIPFIGTHAEYDKIDAAKI; encoded by the coding sequence ATGCGGATAATAACCAGGAGCGCGTTGCGAAATTTTTGGCTTAAACATGCTAACAGTGAGCAAGCCTTGAAGTCGTGGTATCATGAAGCGGAAAAAAGTACATGGATGAATTCCCATGATATCAAGGCTGAATATCCAAGCGCAAGTATACTCCCTGACAATAGGATAGTTTTTAACATTAAAGGCAGTTCGTATCGGCTCATTGTTAAAGTAAGCTATTCTCATCAAATGGTTTGGATACCTTTTATTGGTACACATGCTGAATATGATAAAATAGATGCGGCTAAAATTTAA
- a CDS encoding helix-turn-helix domain-containing protein, whose protein sequence is MNIKPIKIEADYADALKRLEIIFDAEPNTPEGDELEVLGILIDNYEKIHFPIDLPDPIEAIKFRMEQLNYSNHDLAKIIGLKSRVSEILNKKRKLSINMIRRLHSALSIPTDVLVQEY, encoded by the coding sequence ATGAACATTAAGCCTATAAAAATAGAAGCAGATTATGCGGATGCTCTAAAAAGGCTCGAAATTATTTTTGATGCTGAACCCAATACACCAGAAGGGGATGAACTGGAAGTATTAGGTATATTGATAGATAATTATGAGAAAATTCATTTTCCGATAGATTTGCCTGATCCAATTGAAGCTATCAAATTCAGGATGGAGCAGTTAAATTATAGCAATCATGATTTGGCAAAAATAATTGGACTGAAAAGCCGTGTGAGCGAAATACTAAATAAAAAGCGTAAGCTATCTATTAATATGATCCGTAGGCTGCACAGCGCACTAAGTATTCCAACCGATGTATTGGTACAGGAATATTAA
- a CDS encoding Sec-independent protein translocase subunit TatA/TatB, with translation MLSSIFLFFSFSASEIMFILFVALILFGGDKFPEIARGLGKGIREFKDLSDGVKREIHSQINSYEANPNRDNEIKSETPAIAPVEQPRQLVADTHEAAIEAPAPMAEQPAHEQAITEAKVTPPKPDFTPPANTISHQSY, from the coding sequence ATGTTAAGTTCAATATTCCTGTTTTTCAGTTTTAGCGCGAGCGAGATCATGTTTATCTTGTTTGTTGCGCTTATTTTGTTTGGAGGCGATAAGTTTCCCGAAATTGCGCGCGGTTTGGGTAAAGGCATCCGCGAGTTTAAAGATTTGTCGGATGGGGTTAAGCGCGAGATCCATTCGCAGATTAACAGTTACGAGGCCAATCCTAATCGTGATAACGAAATAAAAAGCGAAACACCTGCGATAGCTCCTGTTGAGCAACCGCGGCAACTGGTGGCCGATACGCACGAGGCAGCAATTGAAGCCCCGGCGCCGATGGCAGAACAACCTGCGCATGAACAGGCTATAACCGAGGCTAAAGTAACTCCGCCTAAACCGGATTTTACACCGCCAGCCAACACCATCTCTCATCAATCATATTAA
- a CDS encoding acylphosphatase has translation MSIKHLNITVRGKVQGVSYRAATKAVANQLGVNGFIKNEPDGNVYIEAEAEDWNMPLFLDWCHEGPQGTVVTSVESNEGEIKNYRNFEIVKRNL, from the coding sequence ATGTCAATCAAACATTTAAATATAACAGTACGGGGTAAGGTGCAGGGCGTATCTTACAGGGCAGCTACCAAGGCAGTTGCCAACCAGTTGGGTGTAAATGGATTTATCAAGAACGAGCCCGATGGTAACGTATACATAGAAGCCGAAGCTGAGGACTGGAACATGCCGTTATTTTTGGATTGGTGCCACGAAGGGCCACAGGGTACGGTAGTAACTTCGGTGGAGAGCAATGAGGGCGAAATCAAAAACTATCGTAATTTTGAGATCGTTAAAAGAAATTTGTAA
- a CDS encoding DUF4292 domain-containing protein, with translation MKKSISNKLVMLCCLLVLFSCKAKKKLVAERKADTTAVSTDTATSTVAKTTSAATTIDNLKLEKLKTIRSKQVDFNTFSGKAQAKLDINGDSHDVTMNVRIKKDHQIWVSITAVLGIEVARALITPDSIKLMNKLEATYLKKPFSYVYTYTSRQINYKTLESLLIGNAVPELINDGAALKPGNGNIEVSGNLQELVYKLILGPDLRVSQTNMSNSLAGQSLQVDNSMFVQTSNRVLPSQININSVSQQKKIQVNLHYNKADFDLPVDFPYAVPGRFTMLN, from the coding sequence ATGAAAAAAAGTATATCGAATAAATTGGTGATGTTATGTTGCCTGTTGGTGCTTTTTAGCTGTAAGGCCAAAAAGAAACTCGTTGCAGAGCGTAAAGCGGATACAACGGCTGTTTCAACAGATACTGCTACCAGTACTGTTGCTAAAACCACAAGCGCCGCCACCACAATTGATAATTTGAAATTAGAAAAGCTGAAAACTATCCGCTCAAAGCAGGTAGATTTTAATACCTTCTCGGGTAAGGCACAAGCCAAATTGGATATCAATGGTGACAGCCATGATGTTACCATGAATGTGCGGATCAAAAAGGATCATCAGATCTGGGTTTCTATTACCGCCGTGCTGGGCATTGAGGTTGCCAGGGCTTTAATTACGCCCGATAGTATTAAGTTAATGAATAAGCTGGAAGCTACCTACTTAAAAAAGCCCTTTAGTTACGTGTATACCTATACCAGCAGGCAAATTAATTACAAAACACTGGAGTCGTTATTGATAGGTAATGCGGTACCGGAATTGATCAATGATGGTGCTGCCTTAAAACCGGGCAACGGAAACATCGAGGTAAGCGGCAACTTACAGGAATTGGTTTATAAATTAATTTTAGGGCCCGATTTAAGAGTGAGCCAAACCAATATGTCAAATAGTTTAGCCGGTCAATCATTGCAGGTTGATAACAGCATGTTTGTACAAACGTCAAACAGGGTGTTGCCATCTCAAATCAATATCAATTCCGTATCGCAGCAAAAAAAGATACAGGTTAACCTGCACTATAACAAGGCAGATTTTGATCTGCCTGTTGATTTTCCATACGCCGTACCTGGCCGGTTTACCATGCTTAACTAA